The Acanthopagrus latus isolate v.2019 chromosome 6, fAcaLat1.1, whole genome shotgun sequence genome includes a region encoding these proteins:
- the atxn7l2a gene encoding ataxin-7-like protein 2a — protein sequence MMAVRERAVKVMAALDRRVPSLDDFVGQSWTAWTEWAGVTAADGPVVDDCSKNGKKAAEAMSLSKEDMSIFGLYPGHDDFYLVVCSHCGQVVKPQAFEKHCERRHGPLAKLYARLRSPTPAPQPQQRPHHSHSPSHGTNAASASPWEGRGQGVGQLRAAPPSPSTPPQYRHSKSSKDAVRHSPVEKSSHSSHTDSSLFKQPPPLEPPMSSPPPSLRDPPWPHGGTPPSRPSPSDRPPTQSQRKDSSLASTLPGHRIPRPYNKVASKRECDLDKHCGVLDPDRKKVCTRLLTCNIHSIHQRRKVVGRSKNFDQLVAELKTKVREKGAQSLEGGSSTGRSPSPEAPREQAGAPHCRRPLASLPAFSRSTTASESSQEEEKQRQDEGSHRAPSPLIHGRISSDESEAEGPEDTVEFSSSAAHPKPLAVCSFGSHALGHGIYTFDRRLHHLRSALSSMLEQHISAHLWKKIPQATDLQSPPSAKTITSSSPSSTAATPSSSLHSKVRTGSHISSSLKITSSSSSSSRGPGRPPTAIQSENSEGSGSSISGGHLVSPTKPVAVRQVAPGRHKNPVGRPSKQMLKLREEAAAAAALRKRKAPTQEGEHSGPDRNCIILQDRGRPPSAASSSSTSSFSSSSSSSKPPIPSPLPHGQTNGTLSPSSKPRPQPSPLESHSPAAKAVWTYRRTHTPLGHSSSPDPSSATNNSHSRGGLGDSGLHGQGSGRGFEHQGLVKKRKGSGMEEHSPSSKPSAHRLPSSSSSSATSSSPRSNFYPWKDSKGGGLAGGVEKKLGTQKPKLHH from the exons ATGATGGCGGTGCGTGAACGCGCAGTAAAAGTAATGGCTGCTCTGGATCGGCGGGTGCCTAGCCTCGATGATTTCGTGGGTCAAAGCTGGACTGCCTGGACCGAGTGGGCCGGTGTGACAGCGGCGGATG GGCCTGTTGTGGATGACTGCAGCAAGAATGGCAAAAAGGCTGCAGAGGCCATGTCACTCAGTAAGGAAG ACATGTCCATCTTTGGCCTCTACCCTGGCCATGATGACTTTTACCTGGTGGTGTGCAGCCATTGTGGCCAAGTAGTGAAGCCGCAGGCATTTGAAAAGCACTGCGAGCGGAGACACGGCCCTCTGGCCAAGCTGTATGCCCGACTGCGCTCTCCCACCCCTGCACCACAGCCCCAGCAGAGGCCCCACCACAGCCACTCTCCTTCCCATGGGACCAATGCTGCCTCTGCTTCACCCTGGGAGGGTCGTGGCCAAGGAGTTGGGCAGCTCCGGGCAGCCCCACCTTCACCTTCCACCCCACCCCAGTACAGACACTCCAAGAGCTCCAAGGATGCAGTACG ACATTCCCCAGTGGAGAAGTCCTctcacagcagccacacagaTTCATCATTATTTAAGCAGCCACCACCTCTGGAGCCTCCGATGAGCTCTCCCCCTCCATCACTCAGAGATCCACCCTGGCCGCACGGAGGCACTCCGCCAAGTAGACCATCACCCAGTGACAGGCCCCCCacacagagccagaggaagGACTCCTCGTTGGCCTCTACATTGCCGGGCCATCGGATCCCAAGACCCTATAACAAAGTGGCCTCAA aGAGGGAGTGTGACTTGGACAAACACTGCGGTGTCCTCGACCCTGACAGGAAGAAGGTCTGCACTCGCCTCCTGACATGCAAT ATCCACTCAATCCACCAGCGAAGGAAGGTGGTGGGCCGCAGCAAAAACTTTGACCAGCTGGTGGCAGAACTCAAGACAAAGGTGCGGGAGAAAGGCGCCCAATCCCTGGAGGGAGGCTCCTCCACTGGACGCTCCCCCAGCCCAGAGGCCCCCAGGGAGCAGGCTGGGGCTCCACACTGCAGGAGACCTCTGGCCAGCCTCCCTGCTTTCAG TCGGTCTACGACTGCGTCAGAGAGCTCccaggaggaagagaagcagcgGCAGGATGAGGGAAGTCACCGAGCTCCCTCACCGCTCATCCATGGGCGAATCTCCAGTGATGAAAGTGAGGCAGAAGGACCAGAAGACACTGTTGAGTTCTCATCTTCTGCTGCACATCCTAAACCACTAGCG GTGTGTTCATTTGGCAGCCATGCTTTGGGTCACGGCATCTATACGTTTGACAGGAGACTTCATCACCTGAGGTCGGCTCTCAGCAGCATGCTGGAGCAGCACATCAGTGCCCATCTTTGGAA GAAAATACCTCAAGCCACAGACCTTCAGTCTCCTCCTTCAGCCAAGACCATCACTtcctcgtctccctcctccacagctgcCACTCCTTCCTCTTCATTACATTCTAAGGTCCGCACAGGAAGTCATATCAGCTCCTCCCTCAAAAttacatcctcctcctcttcttccagtCGTGGTCCAGGGAGACCACCGACAGCCATACAGTCAGAGAACTCCGAGggcagtggcagcagcattaGTGGTGGCCATCTGGTGTCTCCCACTAAGCCAGTGGCAGTCCGTCAGGTGGCTCCTGGGCGACACAAGAACCCTGTGGGGCGTCCCAGCAAGCAGATGCTGAAGCTGCGGGAGGaggctgctgccgctgctgccctCCGCAAACGCAAAGCCCCAACCCAGGAAGGGGAGCACTCAGGCCCCGACAGGAACTGCATCATCCTCCAGGACAGGGGCCGCCCACCTTCTgctgcctcttcttcctccacctcttcattctcctcctcatcttcctcttctaaACCACCCATTCCCTCGCCTCTCCCACATGGACAGACCAATGGCACTCTTTCACCGAGCAGCAAACCCCGCCCCCAACCCTCCCCTTTAGAGTCCCACTCACCAGCCGCTAAGGCAGTGTGGACCTACAGAcgaacacacactcctctggGCCATTCATCATCCCCAGACCCCTCCTCTGCCACCAACAACTCCCACAGCCGGGGTGGCTTGGGGGACTCAGGACTACATGGGCAGGGCAGTGGGAGGGGCTTTGAGCACCAGGGGCTGGTGAAGAAACGAAAGGGGAGTGGTATGGAGGAACACTCACCCTCCTCCAAACCCTCAGCGCACCgcctgccctcctcctcttccagctctgccacctcctcctctccccgctCTAACTTCTACCCCTGGAAGGACAGTAAAGGCGGGGGGCTGGCTGGGGGCGTGGAGAAGAAACTGGGCACACAGAAG CCAAAACTGCACCATTAA